One stretch of Numidum massiliense DNA includes these proteins:
- the rnhA gene encoding ribonuclease HI encodes MKDVTIYTDGACSGNPGPGGWGAVLLYGQHRKELSGGERETTNNRMEIQASLSALQQLKQPCRVQLYSDSAYLVNCMKQRWYVKWQQNGWQTSKKQPVENKDLWQALLREMERHDVTFHKVRGHSDNELNNRCDELARAASKQVQNS; translated from the coding sequence ATGAAAGACGTAACAATTTATACGGATGGCGCTTGTTCGGGAAATCCCGGCCCTGGCGGTTGGGGGGCGGTGCTCCTTTATGGCCAACACCGCAAAGAACTGTCGGGCGGGGAAAGGGAGACGACGAATAACCGCATGGAAATACAAGCATCCCTTTCCGCGCTGCAGCAATTGAAACAGCCGTGCCGCGTACAGCTGTACAGCGACAGTGCGTATCTCGTCAACTGCATGAAGCAGCGCTGGTACGTCAAATGGCAACAAAATGGCTGGCAGACGAGTAAGAAACAACCGGTAGAAAATAAAGACTTGTGGCAGGCACTACTCCGCGAGATGGAGCGCCACGACGTCACGTTTCACAAAGTGAGAGGGCATAGCGACAATGAGCTGAACAACCGCTGTGACGAACTGGCGCGAGCGGCGAGCAAGCAGGTGCAAAATAGTTAA
- the queG gene encoding tRNA epoxyqueuosine(34) reductase QueG, whose amino-acid sequence MDSVDGAKLKEELTQYAQEIGIDKIGFCSAAPFTELRERLVEHRGKGYESGFEEKDIEKRVDPSLSLPGAQSIVAIALAYPSRLPERRKQVPGAHRGLMARVAWGQDYHHVLRDRLQKLKTFLLERVTGATAEVMVDTGPLSDRAVAERAGIGWIGKNTLLITPEFGSWVYLGEMVTDVYFPPDEPLPDGCGDCTRCLDACPTSALVQPRQLNAQQCLAYLTLTRDALAEPYRDKVGTRLYGCDTCQSVCPYNKGKNATHHPEFTPDPDQSKPLLKPLLELSNREFKEQFGQSSAAWRGKKPIQRNAIIALAHFKDETAVPLLARVLQEDPRPAIRGTAAWALHKIGGHAAGAALEQAAECERDADVLAEIAQSHKREA is encoded by the coding sequence ATGGACAGTGTAGACGGCGCTAAGTTAAAAGAAGAGTTGACACAGTACGCCCAGGAAATCGGCATCGATAAAATCGGCTTTTGTTCTGCGGCGCCATTTACGGAATTACGGGAGCGGCTCGTCGAACATCGGGGCAAAGGGTACGAGTCCGGTTTTGAAGAAAAAGATATTGAGAAGCGCGTCGATCCATCACTGTCGCTACCAGGGGCGCAAAGCATCGTTGCCATTGCGCTCGCTTATCCGAGCAGACTGCCGGAACGACGCAAGCAGGTACCTGGTGCACATCGTGGTCTCATGGCGCGTGTGGCGTGGGGGCAAGACTATCACCACGTGCTCCGGGATCGCTTGCAAAAACTGAAAACCTTTTTACTCGAACGCGTCACGGGCGCGACAGCCGAAGTGATGGTCGATACGGGACCGCTGTCCGACCGTGCCGTCGCCGAGCGAGCTGGGATCGGCTGGATAGGAAAAAACACGCTCCTCATCACCCCGGAGTTCGGTTCATGGGTGTACTTAGGAGAAATGGTGACGGATGTTTATTTTCCGCCAGACGAACCGTTGCCGGACGGTTGCGGCGACTGTACGCGCTGCCTCGATGCTTGTCCGACGAGTGCTTTAGTACAGCCGCGCCAGTTAAATGCGCAGCAATGTCTCGCTTACTTGACGTTGACGCGCGATGCGCTCGCAGAGCCGTATCGGGACAAAGTCGGAACCCGCTTGTACGGTTGTGACACGTGTCAATCGGTTTGTCCTTATAACAAAGGGAAAAATGCGACCCACCATCCGGAATTTACGCCCGACCCGGACCAGAGTAAGCCGTTGCTTAAACCGTTGCTCGAGCTGAGCAACCGCGAATTCAAAGAGCAGTTCGGGCAGTCTTCCGCGGCGTGGCGCGGCAAAAAGCCGATCCAACGCAACGCCATTATTGCGCTAGCGCATTTTAAGGACGAGACAGCCGTGCCGCTGTTAGCACGCGTGCTGCAGGAAGATCCGCGGCCAGCCATTCGCGGCACGGCAGCGTGGGCATTGCACAAAATTGGCGGCCATGCGGCAGGAGCAGCTTTGGAGCAAGCGGCTGAATGCGAACGCGATGCCGACGTGCTGGCTGAAATCGCGCAGTCACACAAAAGAGAGGCTTAA
- a CDS encoding methylated-DNA--[protein]-cysteine S-methyltransferase, giving the protein MGVAEIVGETPDIAYAVADTPIGAVTVATWQEKVCWLSFVSSKPAEWELDMWCKRWLGNDVRCTAGEADVQPVLKQLDEYFAGKRCYFDVPIAFLGGTSFQQKVWQELLNIPYGEVRTYKEIAQAVGIPKAVRAVGGANNRNPLSIIVPCHRVIGSNGALVGYGGGLEKKEYLLRLEGYLQ; this is encoded by the coding sequence ATGGGCGTTGCAGAAATAGTTGGCGAAACGCCTGACATCGCCTACGCGGTTGCGGACACGCCGATTGGCGCCGTAACCGTTGCGACATGGCAAGAAAAAGTGTGTTGGTTGTCTTTTGTCAGCAGTAAGCCGGCCGAGTGGGAACTTGACATGTGGTGCAAGCGTTGGTTAGGGAACGACGTGCGCTGCACAGCAGGCGAGGCTGACGTGCAGCCAGTACTTAAACAGTTGGACGAATACTTTGCGGGAAAACGCTGCTACTTCGACGTACCGATTGCTTTTCTAGGGGGCACGTCGTTTCAACAAAAAGTGTGGCAGGAGCTGTTGAACATTCCGTACGGCGAGGTGCGCACCTATAAAGAAATCGCTCAGGCGGTTGGCATTCCGAAAGCGGTGCGCGCGGTCGGCGGCGCGAACAACCGCAACCCGCTTTCCATCATCGTGCCTTGTCACCGCGTGATCGGTTCCAATGGCGCTTTAGTCGGATACGGTGGCGGCCTAGAGAAGAAAGAGTACTTGCTTAGGTTGGAAGGGTACTTGCAATGA
- a CDS encoding amidase domain-containing protein → MRISGQGYDRHRVLQYADEWWNDYNPRFHKFDVDCTNYVSQCMYAGGFSMHGAPQRGQGWWYQGGRGSGAQWSYSWSVAHSLHTYLASGKAALPVERVTHPAELEVGDIILYDWDGNGTWGHSVIVTGYSEHGPLVHAHTDNSRFRLWAYQDSRGWSERTKYQFFHIDA, encoded by the coding sequence ATGCGCATTTCAGGGCAAGGCTATGACCGCCATCGCGTACTACAATACGCCGACGAGTGGTGGAACGACTATAACCCGCGCTTTCATAAATTTGACGTCGACTGCACGAACTACGTCTCACAGTGCATGTACGCAGGAGGGTTTTCGATGCACGGTGCACCCCAGCGCGGGCAAGGCTGGTGGTATCAAGGGGGCCGGGGATCGGGTGCCCAGTGGAGCTACAGTTGGAGTGTCGCCCACAGTTTGCACACGTATTTAGCGAGCGGCAAGGCAGCTCTACCCGTGGAACGCGTCACACACCCGGCAGAATTAGAAGTTGGCGATATTATTCTTTACGACTGGGACGGTAACGGCACGTGGGGGCATAGCGTTATAGTGACTGGTTACAGTGAACACGGACCACTCGTTCACGCCCATACAGACAACAGTCGCTTTCGACTGTGGGCGTACCAAGATTCGCGCGGCTGGTCAGAGCGTACGAAGTATCAGTTTTTCCACATTGACGCTTGA
- a CDS encoding PspA/IM30 family protein has protein sequence MFTFFKRLKTITEATLNDLLDKAEDPVKMLNQYLRDMGEEINTAEVAVAKQIAVEKKLKQQLEDAVKMVEKREQQALRALEAGNEDLARRALEDKRDHQERVNDFQSQHSTAKETADKLVKQLDEMKREYEKMKNKKDTLIARAEAAKAKKQINKVMGSIGTDTGARGFERMSDKVMQMEAEAEASVDLTAKNRSLDDELDALGPTEVDAELEALKQRLASKNSSAAETKSEEDN, from the coding sequence ATGTTCACATTTTTCAAGCGGTTAAAGACGATCACTGAAGCGACGTTAAACGACTTGCTGGATAAAGCAGAAGATCCGGTAAAAATGCTCAACCAGTATTTGCGGGACATGGGGGAAGAAATTAATACGGCCGAAGTGGCGGTAGCGAAACAGATTGCTGTCGAGAAAAAGCTAAAGCAGCAATTGGAAGACGCGGTAAAAATGGTCGAGAAGCGCGAACAGCAAGCGCTCAGGGCGCTTGAAGCTGGCAACGAAGACTTGGCGCGCCGCGCGCTTGAAGATAAGCGAGATCACCAAGAGCGGGTCAACGACTTCCAGTCGCAACATAGCACCGCTAAGGAAACGGCCGACAAGTTAGTCAAGCAGTTGGACGAAATGAAGCGCGAATACGAAAAGATGAAGAACAAGAAAGACACGTTAATCGCGCGTGCAGAAGCGGCGAAGGCGAAGAAGCAAATTAACAAAGTGATGGGCAGCATCGGTACCGACACGGGGGCGCGCGGGTTTGAGCGCATGAGTGACAAAGTGATGCAAATGGAAGCTGAAGCGGAAGCATCGGTAGACCTCACCGCCAAAAACCGCTCACTGGACGACGAGTTGGACGCATTAGGACCCACGGAAGTCGACGCTGAGTTAGAAGCATTGAAACAGCGTCTGGCGAGCAAAAACAGCAGTGCCGCCGAAACGAAGAGTGAAGAAGACAACTAA
- the trmL gene encoding tRNA (uridine(34)/cytosine(34)/5-carboxymethylaminomethyluridine(34)-2'-O)-methyltransferase TrmL: MALHIVLVEPEIPYNTGNIARTCAATNMKLHLVRPLGFSTDDKYLKRAGLDYWHAVDITYYDSFAEVQGAFPAGRFFYCTTKADKRHSDFAFQDGDLFVFGKESAGLPQELLAANRETCMRVPMGEAVRSLNLSNSVAIVAYEALRQMDYPRLR; this comes from the coding sequence ATGGCCTTACACATCGTTTTAGTGGAACCAGAAATTCCGTATAATACGGGGAATATCGCCCGCACGTGTGCGGCGACTAACATGAAGCTACATCTCGTGCGGCCTCTCGGTTTTTCTACCGACGATAAATATTTGAAGCGGGCGGGGTTGGACTACTGGCACGCTGTCGACATTACGTATTACGATTCGTTTGCCGAAGTGCAGGGAGCTTTTCCCGCTGGACGCTTTTTTTATTGCACGACGAAGGCGGACAAGCGTCACAGCGACTTTGCCTTTCAAGACGGCGATTTGTTCGTCTTTGGCAAAGAATCGGCCGGTTTGCCGCAGGAGTTGCTCGCGGCGAATCGCGAGACGTGTATGCGCGTGCCGATGGGCGAGGCGGTGCGCTCGTTAAACTTGTCGAACAGTGTCGCGATCGTCGCTTACGAGGCGTTGCGGCAAATGGACTATCCGAGGTTGCGGTAG
- a CDS encoding S9 family peptidase, giving the protein MIPFPKPDVEQYFRTYVISQFAVSKDEKRLVFSSNLNGKFNLWAMDLPNTYPYPLTANDESCQFIKIDPNNNFILSGFDHDGDENYQIYALPPSGGEPFPLITGEKEEKYYFASLSTDGERVYYMSSKNNPTFLDIRRRNLRTQTDELLIEGSDGPGYLLATSPNERALAYIKTFANTYILGYVNVGEEHLCLTPSPDVVHTVTDIVFANDEELYFVTNYDREFSYVAHYNLTSRTFKPLVHIENEEVKEIKWHKQSGTLYLATEKGVTDKLYAYDVATGELTAMPLPVAIVEQLHVADSGNVYLLGRSATHNFNIYRKAPGEQWTALTENRVLGISPDELIEPEVVHYDSFDGKRIEALLFHPQAGVANGYTVFWPHGGPQWAERKQFRALFQFLLARGYTIFAPNFRGSTCYGASFTKLVEGDWGEGPRLDCVAGIEWLFDQGISDRDKLFVVGGSYGGYMTLLLAGRHPEYFRAAVDIFGPSNLFTFLDSVPEHWKPMMKQWLGDPVEDKERLTKDSPITYLEQMTKPMLVIQGANDPRVVKAESDQIVAALKERGVAVEYLVLEDEGHGFTKKENEIKVNRLILDFLERHQ; this is encoded by the coding sequence ATGATCCCCTTTCCAAAACCAGATGTCGAACAGTACTTCCGTACATACGTCATCTCGCAATTTGCCGTTAGTAAAGACGAAAAACGGCTCGTATTCAGCAGTAATTTAAACGGAAAGTTCAACTTGTGGGCGATGGATTTGCCGAACACGTACCCGTACCCGCTCACCGCGAACGACGAAAGCTGTCAGTTTATTAAAATTGACCCGAACAACAACTTCATCTTGAGTGGCTTTGATCACGACGGGGATGAAAATTATCAAATTTACGCCCTCCCGCCGTCCGGAGGCGAGCCGTTCCCGCTCATTACAGGGGAAAAAGAGGAAAAGTATTACTTCGCCTCCTTATCGACTGACGGCGAACGCGTATACTACATGTCGAGTAAAAATAACCCGACCTTCCTCGATATTCGCCGCCGCAATTTACGCACGCAAACGGACGAACTGCTCATCGAAGGCAGTGACGGACCGGGTTACCTCCTCGCGACGAGCCCGAATGAACGCGCGTTAGCTTACATTAAAACGTTTGCGAACACGTACATACTCGGATACGTCAACGTCGGCGAGGAACACCTCTGTTTAACGCCGTCCCCCGACGTCGTGCACACGGTGACAGACATCGTCTTTGCCAATGACGAGGAGCTCTACTTCGTCACGAATTACGATCGCGAATTTTCGTATGTCGCTCACTACAACTTAACGTCGCGCACGTTTAAACCGCTCGTGCACATCGAAAACGAAGAAGTCAAGGAAATCAAATGGCACAAACAAAGTGGCACGCTGTACCTCGCGACAGAAAAAGGCGTCACCGACAAGCTGTACGCTTACGACGTAGCTACAGGAGAACTAACAGCTATGCCGCTCCCAGTGGCGATCGTCGAGCAGCTACATGTCGCCGACAGCGGCAACGTCTACTTACTCGGCCGCAGCGCGACACATAACTTCAACATTTACCGCAAAGCGCCTGGCGAACAATGGACAGCACTTACAGAAAACCGCGTCTTAGGCATCTCTCCCGACGAATTAATCGAGCCAGAAGTGGTACATTACGACTCCTTCGACGGTAAACGCATCGAAGCCCTGCTGTTTCACCCACAAGCAGGCGTCGCTAACGGTTACACCGTGTTTTGGCCTCACGGCGGACCACAATGGGCTGAGCGCAAGCAATTCCGCGCCTTGTTCCAATTTTTACTCGCCCGCGGCTACACGATCTTTGCGCCCAACTTCCGCGGCAGTACGTGTTACGGCGCCTCTTTCACTAAATTAGTCGAAGGCGACTGGGGAGAAGGACCGCGCCTCGACTGCGTCGCTGGCATCGAGTGGCTGTTCGACCAAGGCATTTCCGACCGCGACAAGCTATTTGTCGTCGGTGGCAGTTACGGTGGATATATGACATTGCTACTCGCCGGGCGCCATCCGGAATACTTCCGCGCCGCGGTCGACATATTCGGCCCGAGTAACTTGTTCACCTTCCTCGACTCCGTACCGGAACATTGGAAACCAATGATGAAACAGTGGCTCGGCGATCCGGTAGAAGATAAAGAGCGGCTGACGAAGGACTCGCCGATCACGTATTTGGAGCAAATGACGAAACCGATGCTCGTCATCCAAGGAGCAAACGACCCGCGCGTCGTGAAGGCGGAATCGGATCAGATCGTCGCTGCCCTCAAAGAACGGGGTGTCGCCGTCGAGTACCTCGTCTTGGAAGACGAAGGTCACGGCTTCACCAAGAAGGAGAACGAGATCAAAGTAAACCGTCTCATTCTCGACTTCCTCGAGCGGCACCAGTAA
- a CDS encoding GTP-binding protein, with protein sequence MNKIPVTVLSGYLGAGKTTLLNYLLQNEHDLKIAVIVNDMSEINIDAQLVKQGGGLSRTEEKLVEMSNGCICCTLREDLLVEVEKLARAGGIDYIVIESTGISEPIPVAQTFSYIDEEMGIDLTQFCTLDTMVTVVDANRFWQDFQSGDSLLDRKEALGEDDTREIADLLIDQIEFCDVLLLNKCDLVSEEALDQLEAVLRTLQPTAKIIRTVKGKIDPQEVLNTGRFDFERASAAAGWIQELNNVHHTPETEEYGIGSFVYSRRVPFHSERFYEWLQRMPRNIVRAKGITWWATRNDVAILLSQAGQSVSIEPLSYWVASLSEAEQAHIRRNEPEALAEWDDEVGDRMTKLVVIGTALDRVEICKQLDMCLLTPEEYRADWKAMCDPFQWTIA encoded by the coding sequence GTGAATAAAATTCCTGTAACTGTCCTCAGTGGCTATTTAGGCGCAGGTAAAACGACCTTGCTCAACTATCTGTTGCAAAACGAGCACGACTTAAAAATAGCGGTCATCGTCAACGATATGAGCGAGATTAATATTGACGCCCAACTAGTGAAACAGGGGGGTGGCTTGTCGCGGACAGAAGAAAAACTTGTCGAGATGTCCAACGGCTGCATTTGCTGTACGTTGCGCGAAGACCTTCTCGTAGAAGTGGAGAAATTGGCGCGCGCGGGAGGGATCGATTACATCGTTATCGAGTCGACTGGCATTAGCGAGCCGATTCCGGTGGCACAAACTTTTTCCTACATAGACGAGGAAATGGGGATCGACTTAACGCAGTTTTGTACGTTAGATACGATGGTCACTGTCGTCGACGCGAACCGCTTTTGGCAGGACTTTCAGTCGGGGGACAGTTTACTCGACCGTAAAGAGGCGTTAGGCGAAGACGATACGCGGGAAATTGCCGACTTGTTAATTGACCAAATCGAGTTTTGCGACGTGCTGCTCCTGAATAAATGTGACCTAGTGTCTGAGGAGGCACTCGATCAATTGGAAGCTGTCTTGCGCACATTGCAGCCTACGGCCAAAATTATTCGCACTGTGAAAGGAAAGATCGACCCGCAGGAAGTGTTAAACACGGGACGCTTCGATTTTGAACGTGCCAGTGCAGCAGCTGGGTGGATTCAAGAATTGAACAACGTCCACCATACGCCCGAAACGGAAGAGTACGGGATCGGGTCTTTCGTGTACAGTCGGCGCGTGCCGTTTCATTCGGAACGGTTTTACGAGTGGTTACAGCGAATGCCGCGAAACATTGTACGGGCAAAAGGGATTACGTGGTGGGCGACGCGCAACGACGTGGCGATTTTACTGTCGCAGGCGGGGCAATCTGTGTCGATCGAACCGCTTTCGTATTGGGTCGCTTCCTTGTCAGAGGCAGAGCAGGCGCACATACGGCGCAACGAACCGGAGGCGTTAGCGGAGTGGGATGACGAAGTGGGCGATCGGATGACGAAGCTCGTCGTAATCGGGACAGCCCTCGATCGGGTAGAGATTTGCAAACAACTGGATATGTGTTTGCTGACGCCGGAAGAATACCGCGCCGATTGGAAGGCAATGTGCGATCCGTTCCAATGGACGATCGCGTAG
- a CDS encoding PrkA family serine protein kinase, whose protein sequence is MDILKRIAEHRQEEKKLAWEGTFADYLQIVRAQPSVAQTAHSRIYHMIKDAGVEEADEGKSYSFFSREIFGLERCIERLVEEYFHSAARRLDVRKRILLLMGPVSGGKSTIVTLLKEGLEKYSRTDAGAVYAIKGCPMHEEPLHLIPQTLRPELEKEFGVRIEGRLCPSCQLRLKTEYAGRVEDIPVERVLLTEEDRVGIGTFSPSDPKSQDIADLTGSIDFSTIAEYGSESDPRAYRFDGELNKANRGLMEFQEMLKCDEKFLWNLLSLTQEGNFKAGRYALISADELIIAHTNEAEYRSFISNKKNEALQSRIIVMPVPYNLKVTQEEKIYLKLIQQSDMSHIHIAPHALRAAAVFSILTRLRESKKQGMDLLKKMRLYDGEEVEGVKGSDLRELQQEYLDEGMDGVDPRYVINRISSALIRQDATCINALDILRALKDGLDQHPSIQKEQRERYLNFVSVARKEYDEAAKREVQKAFVYSYEESAKTLLDNYLDNVEAYCNRHKIRDPITGEELDPDEKLMRSIEEQIGISENAKKSFREEILIRISAYARKGKRFDYNSHERLREAIQKKLFTDLKDVVKITTSAKTPDENQLKKINEVTKRLIDEHNYCPVCANELLKYVGSLLNR, encoded by the coding sequence GTGGACATCTTAAAACGCATTGCTGAACATCGCCAAGAAGAGAAGAAGTTGGCCTGGGAAGGGACTTTCGCGGACTACTTACAAATCGTTCGCGCACAGCCGTCAGTGGCGCAGACCGCACATTCCCGCATCTATCATATGATCAAAGACGCCGGTGTCGAGGAAGCTGACGAAGGCAAATCCTACTCCTTTTTTAGCCGCGAAATATTTGGACTCGAACGCTGTATCGAGCGGTTAGTGGAAGAGTATTTTCATTCAGCGGCACGGCGCCTCGACGTCCGCAAACGCATCTTATTGTTAATGGGACCGGTGAGCGGCGGAAAATCGACGATTGTCACCTTATTAAAAGAAGGGTTAGAAAAATATTCGCGCACCGACGCCGGTGCTGTTTACGCCATTAAAGGTTGTCCGATGCACGAAGAACCGCTCCACCTTATTCCACAAACGCTGAGGCCGGAATTGGAAAAAGAGTTCGGCGTGCGCATCGAAGGGCGACTTTGTCCGTCGTGTCAATTGCGGTTAAAGACGGAGTACGCGGGTCGCGTAGAAGACATACCGGTCGAGCGCGTGTTACTGACGGAAGAAGACCGCGTCGGCATCGGTACGTTCAGCCCCTCTGATCCGAAGTCGCAAGATATTGCCGATCTAACTGGGAGTATCGATTTCTCCACGATTGCCGAATACGGCTCCGAATCTGATCCGCGCGCGTACCGCTTTGACGGCGAGCTGAATAAGGCGAACCGCGGGTTAATGGAGTTTCAGGAAATGTTGAAGTGCGACGAGAAGTTTTTGTGGAATTTGCTTTCGCTTACACAAGAGGGAAATTTTAAAGCGGGGCGGTACGCACTAATCTCCGCGGACGAACTCATTATTGCTCATACGAATGAAGCGGAGTACCGATCGTTTATTAGTAACAAAAAAAATGAGGCGCTGCAGTCGCGCATCATCGTCATGCCGGTCCCGTACAACTTAAAAGTGACACAAGAAGAAAAAATTTACTTGAAACTTATCCAACAGAGCGACATGAGCCACATTCACATCGCCCCGCACGCCTTACGGGCGGCAGCGGTGTTTAGCATTTTGACGCGGTTGCGGGAATCGAAAAAACAAGGGATGGATTTGTTGAAAAAAATGCGCCTTTACGACGGTGAAGAAGTGGAAGGGGTGAAAGGGTCCGACTTGCGCGAGCTGCAGCAGGAGTATTTGGACGAAGGGATGGACGGCGTTGATCCGCGCTACGTCATTAACCGCATCTCTAGTGCGCTCATCCGCCAAGACGCCACCTGCATTAACGCACTCGACATTTTACGCGCCTTGAAAGACGGACTCGACCAACACCCATCCATTCAAAAAGAGCAGCGCGAACGCTACCTCAACTTCGTCTCCGTCGCGCGCAAAGAATACGACGAGGCGGCGAAAAGAGAAGTGCAAAAGGCGTTCGTCTATTCATACGAAGAGTCGGCGAAAACGCTGTTAGACAATTACTTGGACAACGTGGAAGCGTACTGTAATCGGCACAAAATTCGCGACCCGATTACGGGAGAAGAACTCGATCCGGACGAGAAGTTGATGCGCTCGATCGAAGAGCAGATCGGCATTTCCGAAAATGCAAAAAAATCGTTTCGCGAAGAAATTCTCATCCGCATTTCCGCGTACGCCCGCAAAGGCAAGCGGTTTGACTACAACAGCCACGAGCGGTTGCGCGAAGCGATCCAGAAAAAACTGTTTACCGATTTAAAAGACGTCGTCAAAATTACGACGTCGGCAAAGACGCCCGACGAGAACCAGTTGAAAAAAATTAACGAGGTGACGAAGCGGCTCATTGACGAGCACAACTATTGTCCAGTTTGTGCGAACGAACTTTTGAAATACGTCGGCAGTTTGCTAAATCGGTAG
- the yhbH gene encoding sporulation protein YhbH, translating to MGESTFIVSREDWSLHRKGHLDQQRHKEKVKEAIRDNLPDLISEESIIMSDGRDVVKIPIRSMEEYKIRYNYDKSKHVGQGDGDSRVGDLVARGRERGMAPGQGRGAGDQPGTDYYEAEISVEELEEMLFRELALPNLKPKAADNIVTQETRFNDVRKTGLTGNIDKKRTILSAIRRNALHGRPGLHRISVDDLRFKTWEEVEIPHSNAVVIAMMDTSGSMGIFEKYMARSFFFWMVRFLRTRYEKVEVVFIAHHTEAKEVSEEAFFSKGESGGTICSSAYQKALDIIEERYAPSQYNIYPFHFSDGDNLTSDNERCVQLVKQLMGMCNLFGYCEVNQYQRHSSLMSVFRRLDAPLFKYYIIKDKREVYQALKTFFKEEEAPSAG from the coding sequence ATGGGCGAATCGACCTTTATCGTTTCGCGTGAAGACTGGTCGCTGCATCGAAAAGGGCACCTCGATCAACAACGGCACAAAGAAAAAGTGAAAGAGGCGATCCGCGACAATTTGCCGGATCTCATCTCCGAAGAGAGCATCATTATGTCTGACGGACGCGACGTCGTGAAAATTCCGATCCGTTCGATGGAAGAATATAAGATTCGTTACAATTACGACAAGTCGAAGCACGTCGGGCAAGGAGACGGCGATAGCCGCGTCGGCGATCTGGTAGCGCGCGGCCGCGAGCGGGGGATGGCACCCGGTCAAGGACGCGGTGCCGGCGACCAACCTGGGACAGACTATTACGAAGCGGAAATTTCCGTCGAAGAGTTAGAAGAAATGTTGTTTCGCGAATTAGCGTTGCCGAACTTAAAACCGAAGGCGGCCGACAACATCGTCACGCAGGAGACGCGCTTTAACGACGTACGTAAAACGGGACTCACGGGAAACATCGATAAGAAACGGACGATCCTCTCCGCGATCCGCCGCAACGCTTTACACGGGCGTCCCGGGTTGCATCGCATATCCGTCGACGACTTGCGTTTTAAGACGTGGGAAGAGGTGGAAATCCCGCATTCGAACGCCGTCGTCATTGCGATGATGGACACGAGCGGAAGTATGGGGATCTTCGAGAAATATATGGCGCGTAGTTTCTTTTTTTGGATGGTTCGTTTTTTGCGCACGCGCTATGAAAAGGTCGAGGTTGTGTTCATCGCTCACCATACGGAAGCGAAAGAAGTGAGCGAGGAGGCGTTTTTTTCTAAAGGAGAAAGTGGTGGGACGATTTGTTCTTCTGCCTATCAGAAAGCACTCGACATCATCGAGGAGCGGTATGCGCCGAGCCAGTACAACATATACCCGTTTCACTTCTCGGACGGCGACAATTTGACGTCGGACAACGAGCGTTGCGTACAGCTCGTGAAACAGTTGATGGGAATGTGCAATTTATTCGGGTACTGTGAAGTTAATCAGTACCAACGACATTCTAGCTTAATGTCCGTATTCAGGCGTCTCGACGCCCCGTTGTTTAAGTACTACATCATTAAAGATAAACGCGAAGTGTATCAAGCGCTGAAGACATTTTTTAAAGAAGAGGAAGCGCCTTCGGCCGGCTAA